A single Fundulus heteroclitus isolate FHET01 chromosome 4, MU-UCD_Fhet_4.1, whole genome shotgun sequence DNA region contains:
- the slc35c1 gene encoding GDP-fucose transporter 1 isoform X1, which yields MNRSQLKRSSILRMALSGSEATDPDERGESFVLRAVKIAAVVALYWFVSITMVFLNNFLLDNRELDAPLFITFYQCLVTVGLCWLMQLVARLCPGVVDFPAVRFDLKTSREVLPLSVVFIGMITFNNLCLKFVGVAFYTVGRSLSTVFNVLLSFVILKQTTSLHAIICCGIILGGFWLGVDQEGLAGSLSWTGVFFGVLASAFVSLNAIYTKKVMPAVDGSIWKLSFYNNINACVLFLPLILVFGEVGRVASFSRLTDPSFWGMMTLGGVFGFAIGYVTGLQIKFTSPLTHNVSGTAKACAQTVIAVVYNQSTKSLLWWTSNMMVLGGSSAYTWVKSREMQKTTHKGPQDSAKEKLLPAEKENPGV from the exons ATGAACAGGTCGCAGCTGAAGCGGAGCAGCATTCTGAGAATGGCTCTGTCCGGCTCGGAAGCGACGGACCCGGATGAGCGCGGGGAGTCGTTCGTCCTGCGCGCGGTCAAGATAGCGGCGGTGGTCGCGCTCTACTGGTTCGTCTCCATCACGATGGTCTTCCTCAACAACTTCCTGCTGGACAACCGGGAGCTGGACGCGCCGCTCTTCATCACTTTCTACCAGTGCCTGGTGACCGTGGGGCTGTGCTGGCTCATGCAGCTGGTCGCCAGGCTGTGCCCGGGAGTCGTCGACTTCCCCGCGGTCAGATTCGACCTGAAGACGTCGCGCGAGGTCCTGCCGCTGTCCGTGGTCTTCATCGGGATGATCACCTTCAACAACCTGTGCTTGAAGTTTGTCGGGGTGGCTTTTTACACCGTTGGCCGATCCCTCAGCACCGTCTTTAACGTGCTGCTGTCCTTCGTGATCCTGAAACAAACCACATCTTTGCATGCCATAATCTGCTGCGGGATCATACTGG GTGGATTCTGGCTCGGCGTGGACCAGGAAGGCCTGGCTGGCTCCCTGTCTTGGACGGGCGTGTTTTTCGGGGTGCTGGCAAGTGCCTTTGTCTCTCTCAACGCCATCTACACCAAGAAGGTGATGCCTGCTGTGGACGGAAGCATCTGGAAGCTGTCCTTTTACAACAACATCAACGCGTGCGTCCTCTTCCTTCCCCTCATCCTCGTCTTCGGGGAGGTGGGCAGAGTAGCCAGCTTTAGCCGCTTGACCGACCCCAGCTTTTGGGGGATGATGACTCTGGGAGGAGTGTTTGGTTTCGCCATTGGCTACGTCACAGGCCTCCAGATCAAATTTACCAGCCCGCTCACCCATAACGTCTCAGGAACGGCAAAGGCCTGTGCTCAAACCGTTATAGCGGTGGTGTACAACCAGTCCACTAAGAGCCTCCTGTGGTGGACCAGCAACATGATGGTTCTTGGGGGCTCCTCGGCGTACACGTGGGTCAAAAGTAGAGAAATGCAGAAGACTACACACAAAGGGCCTCAGGACTCTGCTAAGGAAAAACTGCTACCTGCAGAGAAAGAAAACCCTGGCGTCTAA
- the slc35c1 gene encoding GDP-fucose transporter 1 isoform X2, protein MALSGSEATDPDERGESFVLRAVKIAAVVALYWFVSITMVFLNNFLLDNRELDAPLFITFYQCLVTVGLCWLMQLVARLCPGVVDFPAVRFDLKTSREVLPLSVVFIGMITFNNLCLKFVGVAFYTVGRSLSTVFNVLLSFVILKQTTSLHAIICCGIILGGFWLGVDQEGLAGSLSWTGVFFGVLASAFVSLNAIYTKKVMPAVDGSIWKLSFYNNINACVLFLPLILVFGEVGRVASFSRLTDPSFWGMMTLGGVFGFAIGYVTGLQIKFTSPLTHNVSGTAKACAQTVIAVVYNQSTKSLLWWTSNMMVLGGSSAYTWVKSREMQKTTHKGPQDSAKEKLLPAEKENPGV, encoded by the exons ATGGCTCTGTCCGGCTCGGAAGCGACGGACCCGGATGAGCGCGGGGAGTCGTTCGTCCTGCGCGCGGTCAAGATAGCGGCGGTGGTCGCGCTCTACTGGTTCGTCTCCATCACGATGGTCTTCCTCAACAACTTCCTGCTGGACAACCGGGAGCTGGACGCGCCGCTCTTCATCACTTTCTACCAGTGCCTGGTGACCGTGGGGCTGTGCTGGCTCATGCAGCTGGTCGCCAGGCTGTGCCCGGGAGTCGTCGACTTCCCCGCGGTCAGATTCGACCTGAAGACGTCGCGCGAGGTCCTGCCGCTGTCCGTGGTCTTCATCGGGATGATCACCTTCAACAACCTGTGCTTGAAGTTTGTCGGGGTGGCTTTTTACACCGTTGGCCGATCCCTCAGCACCGTCTTTAACGTGCTGCTGTCCTTCGTGATCCTGAAACAAACCACATCTTTGCATGCCATAATCTGCTGCGGGATCATACTGG GTGGATTCTGGCTCGGCGTGGACCAGGAAGGCCTGGCTGGCTCCCTGTCTTGGACGGGCGTGTTTTTCGGGGTGCTGGCAAGTGCCTTTGTCTCTCTCAACGCCATCTACACCAAGAAGGTGATGCCTGCTGTGGACGGAAGCATCTGGAAGCTGTCCTTTTACAACAACATCAACGCGTGCGTCCTCTTCCTTCCCCTCATCCTCGTCTTCGGGGAGGTGGGCAGAGTAGCCAGCTTTAGCCGCTTGACCGACCCCAGCTTTTGGGGGATGATGACTCTGGGAGGAGTGTTTGGTTTCGCCATTGGCTACGTCACAGGCCTCCAGATCAAATTTACCAGCCCGCTCACCCATAACGTCTCAGGAACGGCAAAGGCCTGTGCTCAAACCGTTATAGCGGTGGTGTACAACCAGTCCACTAAGAGCCTCCTGTGGTGGACCAGCAACATGATGGTTCTTGGGGGCTCCTCGGCGTACACGTGGGTCAAAAGTAGAGAAATGCAGAAGACTACACACAAAGGGCCTCAGGACTCTGCTAAGGAAAAACTGCTACCTGCAGAGAAAGAAAACCCTGGCGTCTAA